In Halichondria panicea chromosome 13, odHalPani1.1, whole genome shotgun sequence, one genomic interval encodes:
- the LOC135346445 gene encoding uncharacterized protein LOC135346445 — protein MGTCSSKNSTDVVHAVVSVQARKSFSNKSVKKADSSSIAFPTPPPTQQVPDHLVEKSDSSSRTPPPTQKVLDHLVEKSDSSSRASPTPPPIQQFPDHPVKKSVSFLSASPTPPTQKVPDQHVEKLDLSANASPTTLPTPYNQILKANEDSSLKRALSLPVVSSRQLVCSDNKKPAEHVFSKEDSDITHSYDGKLSPLVVDPDPIENNPNHSEEACQELVSALVSIDEEAREKVQTILTNWEESEIMSTINDHAQSASNQTIDGDLSKLALYLTDDLGYSDLAKAFAIYIWICTNISINKSIRTKYETKYTDHESYIEAQHVLKYESSNYVGYSILFVELAKLAGIRAKVIRGEISHVPTPALPADEARKSTAIAHTWNAVKLDEVWFPVDCTFGANYFDKSMEARYNYIRHFFAATPSTFILTHWPNKKKWQLLETPVEREALDPLVILPSCAAGRGIRPLTWRRSIIVSDENQHSTVVKLTAHPSLRIGVKLQYMNMKTFNYEEVTSKNLICVQRDEDAVCIRAALPFKGSYSLLLTVNREKRRGSRVPQVFLSYNICVTHMSKPLQQIGYPKVYQMAASAYNFQLLFWNQSSHDYICESDSEQLNLAFKAKRKMTCLHFLVPGKTQQTRPKDHSVVYYYNTMVVTETDGAGSDQGLHMLKVIFPAEGWWTICLNGTKGNPNFQSLAPYVTLLSYQVYAHRGDSTSTFPYIISPQVSVCYFDPISSVSESIDIPFTTTKPLEFQAYLMENIPNAPELESYVQIKQAELSSNQYRLTAMFPKPGQWHVHVFACPEEDDEDNETVRGLFSLLVNVETPMQGAVSVALSLTIAEKIQLYFPNKGYISFPDIGKPLTIDFECDKNTSFQHRVFPEDQDEKTSKEYNGLSLFTHCTYLTPLNRPGLPSSFRPILLSRRSITQPVLPTHLCEIISYQLHASFPWPGKWTVKVFAQAPGSSDYSLAFHVTMKVTKPSRGICYPFIYEEFIQLGIRIPIESICYNPICSESTQFELPFIAPDDLQYTWNIEVAGSDSCYKKQGFVYISGNALAGPPNNHFQLSFSTPGIWRAVLFAKKSTPEDSIPEEDSYKPVLEISLLVNTVDKDVAFPEIYPAFKKYGLSIAKMNIPFLSRVQNSVQNTSTTVIVSLFSLGPGNVQFYCRVKCAEKTEEENRLLLLRSQMLEDTYSGLNEIRVDISEPGTYKIQLGAKWRDCKEYKYEPVLTHIVSSI, from the exons ATGGGCACGTGCTCATCAAAAAATAGCACTGATGTTGTGCATGCCGTTGTCTCAGTTCAGGCAAGAAAATCATTTTCCAATAAATCTGTGAAAAAAGCCGATTCATCCTCAATCGCATTCCCCACACCCCCACCTACCCAACAAGTTCCTGATCATCTTGTGGAAAAATCGGACTCATCCTCGAGGACACCCCCGCCTACCCAAAAAGTTCTTGATCATCTTGTGGAAAAATCAGACTCATCCTCGAGGGCATCCCCCACACCCCCGCCTATCCAACAATTTCCTGATCATCCTGTAAAAAAATCAGTCTCATTCTTGAGCGCATCCCCCACACCCCCTACCCAAAAAGTTCCTGATCAACATGTGGAAAAACTTGATTTGTCTGCAAACGCATCTCCCACAACTTTACCTACCCCCTACAACCAGATTCTCAAAGCCAATGAAGACTCTAGTTTGAAAAGAGCGCTGTCTCTACCTGTAGTTAGCAGCCGCCAGCTTGTTTGCTCAGACAATAAAAAGCCGGCTGAACACGTTTTCTCTAAGGAGGACAGTGACATTACACATTCGTATGATGGCAAACTCAGTCCCTTGGTAGTTGATCCCGACCCTATAGAAAACAATCCAAATCATTCGGAGGAAGCTTGTCAGGAGCTAGTATCCGCGCTTGTATCTATTGACGAAGAAGCGAGAGAAAAAGTACAAACAATTCTTACGAATTGGGAAGAGTCGGAAATCATGTCGACCATCAACGATCATGCTCAAAGTGCCTCAAACCAAACAATTGATGGTGACCTTTCCAAGTTAGCGTTGTACTTAACAGATGATCTCGGCTATTCAGATCTCGCGAAAGCGTTCGCCATTTACATTTGGATATGCACCAACATTTCAATAAACAAGAGTATTCGTACGAAGTATGAGACGAAGTACACCGATCATGAATCGTATATCGAAGCCCAACATGTTTTGAAATACGAAAGTTCAAACTATGTCGGGTATTCAATTCTCTTTGTTGAATTGGCCAAATTGGCTGGGATTAGAGCCAAGGTGATCAGAGGGGAGATATCTCATGTACCCACTCCAGCGCTACCAGCCGATGAAGCGAGGAAGTCTACAGCTATTGCTCATACTTGGAATGCG GTAAAATTGGATGAAGTCTGGTTCCCTGTCGACTGTACCTTCGGAGCAAACTATTTTGACAAATCGATGGAGGCCAGGTACAACTACATTCGTCACTTTTTTGCCGCCACCCCCTCCACTTTCATCCTCACCCATTGGCCAAATAAGAAGAAGTGGCAGCTGCTTGAAACTCCTGTCGAACGAGAAGCGCTCGACCCGCTAGTTATTCTCCCCTCGTGTGCAGCTGGTAGAGGAATACGTCCTCTAACTTGGAGACGATCAATCATAGTAAGCGACGAAAATCAGCACTCAACTGTCGTCAAATTAACAGCCCATCCGTCACTGAGAATAGGAGTCAAGCTGCAATACATGAATATGAAAACCTTTAACTATGAGGAGGTCACGAGCAAAAACCTCATCTGTGTTCAGCGGGACGAAGACGCAGTGTGCATCCGTGCAGCACTTCCTTTTAAGGGGTCATACTCACTACTTCTCACAGTAAATAGGGAAAAAAGGAGAGGATCTCGAGTTCCACAAGTGTTTCTTTCTTACAACATATGTGTAACTCATATGAGCAAACCATTACAGCAAATCGGCTACCCCAAGGTTTaccaaatggctgcatcagcataCAATTTCCAACTACTTTTCTGGAACCAGTCCTCTCATGATTATATTTGTGAGAGTGATTCAGAGCAGCTGAATTTGGCATTCAAGGCAAAGAGAAAAATGACTTGTTTGCACTTTCTTGTCCCTGGGAAAACTCAACAAACCAGGCCAAAGGATCACAGCGTTGTGTACTACTACAATACCATGGTTGTTACAGAAACAGATGGTGCTGGCAGTGACCAGGGCCTGCACATGCTCAAAGTGATATTCCCTGCGGAAGGGTGGTGGACCATCTGCTTGAATGGAACGAAAGGCAACCCAAACTTTCAATCACTAGCCCCCTATGTTACACTGCTGAGCTATCAGGTGTACGCTCATCGAGGAGACTCAACCTCCACCTTCCCCTACATCATTTCACCACAGGTGTCTGTCTGCTACTTCGATCCGATATCAAGTGTCTCTGAGTCTATTGATATTCCGTTCACAACCACAAAGCCATTGGAATTCCAAGCGTACCTTATGGAAAATATTCCAAATGCTCCTGAGTTGGAGTCCTATGTTCAGATCAAACAAGCTGAGCTCTCCTCAAACCAGTACAGACTCACAGCCATGTTCCCGAAACCTGGCCAATGGCATGTTCATGTGTTTGCTTGTCCAGAGGAAGATGACGAAGATAACGAGACCGTCCGTGGTTTGTTTTCTCTTCTTGTGAATGTTGAAACGCCTATGCAAGGTGCTGTGTCAGTGGCTCTCAGTTTAACAATTGCAGAAAAGATTCAACTCTACTTTCCAAACAAAGGTTACATCAGTTTCCCTGATATCGGCAAGCCATTGACAATTGACTTTGAATGTGATAAAAACACATCTTTCCAGCATCGAGTGTTTCCAGAAGATCAAGACGAAAAAACTTCAAAAGAGTACAATGGCCTGTCGCTCTTTACGCACTGTACGTACCTCACTCCACTCAACCGACCAGGTCTTCCCTCAAGCTTTCGTCCGATTCTACTGTCACGACGATCAATAACCCAACCAGTACTGCCTACTCACCTGTGTGAAATCATCTCTTATCAATTGCATGCCTCCTTTCCTTGGCCCGGAAAATGGACTGTGAAGGTCTTTGCTCAAGCTCCTGGAAGTTCTGATTACTCACTAGCATTTCACGTTACTATGAAAGTAACCAAGCCCTCGAGAGGAATTTGTTATCCCTTTATCTATGAGGAATTTATTCAGCTTGGCATTCGCATACCAATAGAATCTATCTGCTACAATCCAATCTGTAGTGAATCAACACAATTTGAGCTCCCTTTCATTGCCCCAGATGATCTCCAATATACCTGGAATATTGAAGTTGCCGGTAGTGATAGCTGCTATAAGAAACAAGGCTTTGTCTATATATCCGGGAACGCCCTTGCCGGACCTCCAAACAACCACTTTCAACTGTCGTTTTCAACCCCTGGCATCTGGAGAGCAGTACTCTTTGCCAAAAAATCTACTCCAGAAGACAGCATACCTGAGGAAGACAGCTACAAACCTGTGCTTGAGATTTCCCTTTTGGTCAACACTGTCGACAAAGATGTAGCTTTTCCTGAGATTTACCCAGCCTTCAAAAAATATGGCCTAAGCATTGCAAAAATGAATATTCCTTTTCTCTCTCGTGTGCAAAATAGTGTACAAAACACTTCTACTACAGTGATAGTTTCGCTGTTCAGTTTGGGTCCGGGTAATGTGCAATTTTATTGTCGCGTCAAGTGTGCTGAGAAGACCGAAGAAGAAAATCGGTTGTTGTTGCTGCGTAGTCAGATGTTGGAGGACACATATTCTGGGCTTAATGAAATTCGTGTCGATATATCTGAACCTGGAACATACAAGATACAGCTCGGGGCAAAGTGGAGGGATTGCAAGGAATATAAGTATGAACCTGTGCTCACTCATATCGTTAGCAGTATCTGA